Below is a window of Camelina sativa cultivar DH55 chromosome 11, Cs, whole genome shotgun sequence DNA.
GCAGGGGATGAATTCAGCAAGAAGATTGGCGTCGATGTACTTGGAGTGGATGGCTTCCATACTAAGAACCACCAGCTCCATCTTGAGCTCATCTGCCACCTCTCCTATTATGGCCGTCGCCTTTTTCCCTTCCCCAAGCCTCTCCAACAGCTTGAACTCCTCGAACCCACCTGCCACATCATCTTTCTTCATCTATCTGGATATGATTCCCCcaacaaaccaaccaaaaaaaaaacaatcaatccCAATAAAAATTACCTTGAGATAGATGCCACCGGATGCTAGATACTTGAGTCTCGTGCTCCGAAGatgactctcttttttcttcgtCAATTACTTTNttttttttttttttttttgagtgttgttgaattcaatgttgatgatgattggatGATTTCAGTACTAGTTcagacaacaataaaaaaatggagGGATTCTTGCAACACTAGTAACTTACCTACAACTGTGATATCAGCTCCATACTTGTTTGCCAAACTAGTTGTTGTAGCAGCAGCCTTATCCCATTAtcccaaaccaaaccaaaaattagaTGTCCAAATTCTTAACAAAAGAGATAATAAGAAAGAAAGGCAAAAGCTAAGCAAAACCTGTCGGGTGCCTTCAGAAAGATAAGGATTCCGATCAATCACTGGGAGAAGAAGATGCTTCACATTACTGAATGCA
It encodes the following:
- the LOC104727429 gene encoding uncharacterized protein LOC104727429: MASAHSLAAAVSVLVAPSKLPSSSTLHSLSCLRSKPWELSLGSVVVSLKGVAARAQGEVSPVGGDAFSNVKHLLLPVIDRNPYLSEGTRQAAATTTSLANKYGADITVVVIDEEKRESSSEHETQVSSIRWHLSQGGFEEFKLLERLGEGKKATAIIGEVADELKMELVVLSMEAIHSKYIDANLLAEFIPCSVLLLPL